The Hemibagrus wyckioides isolate EC202008001 linkage group LG13, SWU_Hwy_1.0, whole genome shotgun sequence DNA window taattaataatttattaatgtattcgtgtttattattttaaatcgaAGGTAAAAGTATTTCATATTGTATTCTTATTTACAGTTTAAAGAGAGTTCGGattttctgaataaataaataaagaaaaagcgGACTCTATCTCTATTCAAAGTTTCTCTCTTCAATAAAACTTGGTATTAGAGCATGTCTCTCTCGAtgcaagtctctctctctctctctctctctctctctctctctctctctctctctcaaaagcTCCTCCCCTGCCGTTTTCGGATTGGTCCGTTTATGTCAACAAACTTGCAATTATGGGATCCTGGAGCTCTGATTGGCCACCGCCCCAGCCTATCACAGATGCCTAAATGTTTCAGTACTTTATAAAGGTCCAGCGCTGAAGCCTGAAGCGTGAATAAAACgacggagagagtgtgtgtatgtgtgtgtgagagagagagagcagcgcGCGCACGCTGtgtttattcacttattactcTTCACTTTTCTCCTCGGGACATTATGATCAGAAGTCGTTTCGTTCTGGAGTTCTCCCCTCGTTTTTTCCCCACCACTTTAGAATAGTTTGACATTTTGTATTTTGATATTTATTCGTCGTGAGGACTGAAATGGCTTGTGCATCCTGACGCGCGCGCGCGCCCTGGAGAGACTTTTTCCCCTCCCGTGTGAAAATGTCCGGTTGGAGCACGGTCCACGTCGCACCCGTCGAGGCTTATGGAATATAGCCTGCTTCGCACACATCATCCGTATGTTCTGTCAGCGAGTCCGGTGAGGCGGAAGCTCGCGCTGTTCGGCATCATGCTCGTGCTGTGGCTCTACGTGCTGTACTCGTGCGTGGGCTCGTGCGCCACCGTGCCGAGTTTACGCGCAAACCGGCGCCGGCCCGAGGACGCGGGCTTAATGTCGGGAATCGAGTCCCGGTTAGTTCCACGAGCGCGCGGCTGGGAGGACTACGACCAAACGGGCGTCGGGGTGTTTTCTAGAGACTTGAACAACGTCAAAAGCGACGACGGAACAGATGTCAGGACGTTTCCTCGTGATGTCTTGAACGGCAACGAGGCCGAGACGGAGACAGAGACGGAGCGGCGGGGAGGAGACGCAGGAGGAGACACAGGAGGAGAGAGACGGTCCCCGGTGCACAGCGGTGGCTTGTCCACTTTCTCCAACGGCTCCGGGACCAAGCGACTGCCGCAGGCCATCATCGTGGGGGTGAAGAAAGGCGGCACGCGCGCACTGCTCGAGTTTCTCCGCGTGCACCCGGACGTGAGGGCGGCGGGAGCCGAGCCGCACTTTTTCGACCGTTTCTATGACAACGGTTTGGATTGGTACAGGTAAGCTCCAATCAGaacctttatttcattttttgtgtacttttttttaaaaggtttcTAAAGGGTTTATTGTAGATTAAGCATTATAATATTTTTGATAGCTGGTGCACGTGAACGCAGGTGcacgagagaaagagaaatgtaaACTTCTGCCTTCCTTagattttatatacatatagtaTTTAAGCCTATTTCTTCTTAAGCTTTTCCTTGATCCCGTCATGACCCGGTTTTAACATCAAAAGCAAACATTTTCATATCAGTGGATTTGGTTGgagtttttatctttttatttgcaATCTTTTAAGCAAGTTTACATGCTTTAGCTAGCGATGGACAGACTAacgaaaaaacaaacaaacaaaaaagaactgCCGCTGCAGacggaagaaataaaaaaaaaatgttttggataTTTCTTCTACTGAAAACTGGGGTTGTGAAAAGCTGATACTGTCTTAGAATATACCGTCAGagcaaattattttaaacagcTAAGTAGCTGTCTAACTAACTAATCAACTAACTAaccaagtaaataaataaataaataaatacatacatacatacatacgtaaTTGCCGCAATATTCGGATAATATCTAAAATATGCCACCTACAGTGTGAAATATATACGTCAGGTTTGTcctattgatttatttatttatttatttatttatttagagcaCCAGGCCTTATTCGCTTATATGTGCTCGTCCATTGCAATGCTGATATCCGATATTATAATAATCCggttttagtattttttttcttgccttTATACACGTGTTTTAAACGTTTAGGAAACTGCAGATTATTATGATTGTTATTATGAAACACGCCACGTAATCTGTTTGCTGTTCAGATCCATGCAAGAGTAAATTTATAGAAACTTTCTAGAAACTGCTTTAATATTTCCCGTTAATTCCATTCGGTTTCAGCGAGAGTTTAATCAATCCGGAAAAATCTTCAAAATGTCACGTAAATTCAGTTCAGTGCTATTTTCCGAGAAGCTGTTGGCTTGTTTGTGGGTTTGTTGAGTATAAAATGATAAACAGAACTAAACAGAAATACACCCACAACTGTTTTAATGCCAGAATATGTGAAGGGAGAGACTCTGAGACTTTGTCTAAAATGTGAAGGTTAAATTTAATAAAGCTTCTCTATTCTGTAGGGAATCAGACTGAACGTTTCAAAGTTTGAAAAGCCTTTTCAATCTCTCCAGGCTATAAATAAACAGCATAATAAACTCACTCTAATTTACACCACAATAGTCTCAAATTGGCCTTGAAACAATCCTCACAAAGAGCTTAGCTAACGCCTTTTATAAAGGAAGCTTGGTTAGACCATGTTTGTGTCTCTCCTAATTTTGGTTTACTGTAGGAATTTGAGGTATAGGAGAATTTTTAAAATCCAACGAGCCGAgcagtttttaaataattcacttAAATCTGACACTTGGACTGATTTAGCTGTATGTCTCTGtactgagtctctctctctctctctcgctctctctcgctctgtctctttcttcctgtctctctcaccctgtctctttctcacttaCATTTTACATTCTCAATGATTTCTTAATGATTTTTTGCATATTGCTTTTTAAtgtctggttaaaaaaaaaaaaaagaggtcatTTTTTGGGAACATTAGAGCACCTGTGATCTTCTCTGCCACTCTTTCACTTTGACAAAGTTGCTAAAGCATTCGAGCAGCACGCCTGTCACAATAAAGGGATTTACTAAAGTTTGGGGATTTAGTCAAAGTCTGGAGAAGAAAGTGCAGCGCCTTCAATATGCGCCTCATTCGGGGGCCCTCAACAGGAACGGGACCGAGTGAAAGAGTCGAGCACTACAGAGATCGAGCTGAGATGAAAAGAAGACTGTGGTCATGCATATCACGGATCCTGAGGCCAGAAACAGCTCATTTGTTGCTCTGGGGTAGGACCGAGCCTGTCTGGAAGACTGAGATCAGCTCGCATGTAAGCGTAGGTTGAATGGAAATTAATTCCTAATCTTAAATGTAGCCTCGGATCCTTACAGTGGTATGGAATTAATACAACATCGACGTGTGCGGAAACATGCCTGATACCATGCTCCAGGTCAAGCTGGCCTCGATTATGGAGCATCGTGCATTCCCATAGCCCTATACGCTTAAGAAgaggcctttttttttaatcctttatttataaagaaaacaCCAAGGCTGAAGCTCTGATCCACTAAATCTGCTTCAAATCTCAGCCTCCAGGCTTTTCTTTATCTGTTCTTGTGCCGTGACAGGACCACTCGCAACCAAGTGTGGCTTTATGAGACAAACagcctttcttttttgttttaaaataaaatcttttgaaAACTTTTTCAGCTTGAATACAACCTTCCTTCAGGGTTTATATACCTCTTCACTTTGTTTTCTTAGCTGGAATTAATTAGAGATCAAGGTAAACTTTCATAGCTGAGATCATAAAAAAACAATCGgaatattttagatttaacaAAAACGTGTGTGACCAGAACCAGACagatataatttattaatgactTTAAGACATAAGTGCTCcaaggagtgtgtgtttttatttactgtgtgtgtgtgtgtgtagctttacTGATCTCTCATGCATTGCAGCTGCTTTGACCGAGACATGCGACACCACTGAAATCCTATAGCTGCTGTTTGGGTTGAAAGCACAGCGCACAAACAAAATGCACAccc harbors:
- the hs3st3b1b gene encoding heparan sulfate glucosamine 3-O-sulfotransferase 3B1b; translation: MEYSLLRTHHPYVLSASPVRRKLALFGIMLVLWLYVLYSCVGSCATVPSLRANRRRPEDAGLMSGIESRLVPRARGWEDYDQTGVGVFSRDLNNVKSDDGTDVRTFPRDVLNGNEAETETETERRGGDAGGDTGGERRSPVHSGGLSTFSNGSGTKRLPQAIIVGVKKGGTRALLEFLRVHPDVRAAGAEPHFFDRFYDNGLDWYRDLMPKTLEGQITMEKTPSYFVTREAPARIYSMSHSTKLIVVVRDPVTRAISDYTQTLSKKPDIPTFESLTFKNRTTGLIDTSWSAIQIGIYAKHLDNWLQFFPMQQILFVSGERLISDPAGELGRVQDFLGLKRIITDKHFYFNKTKGFPCLKKAEGSSKPHCLGKTKGRTHPNIDPEVVQRLRDFYRPFNMKFYQMTGHNFGWD